One genomic region from Anopheles bellator chromosome 2, idAnoBellAS_SP24_06.2, whole genome shotgun sequence encodes:
- the LOC131208706 gene encoding dual specificity mitogen-activated protein kinase kinase dSOR1 — protein sequence MSKMTKNKLNLTLPPGSVDVPAGQQTTPTPSFKTPSGTEYVIGKHNLLGKPKNSIDALTETLEELEMEESARKRIKVFLSQKEKIGELSDEDLEKLGELGSGNGGVVMKVRHIPTQLIMARKLIHLEVKPAIKKQIIRELKVLHECNFPHIVGFYGAFYSDGEISICMEYMDGGSLDLILKRAGRIPEAILAKITAAVLKGLSYLRDKHAIMHRDVKPSNILVNSSGEIKICDFGVSGQLIDSMANSFVGTRSYMSPERLQGTHYSVQSDIWSLGLSLVEMAIGMYPIPPPDGKTLDLIFQDRGDDSSPGQNIIEPKPMAIFELLDYIVNEPPPRLEHNSFTDRFKDFVDRCLKKNPEERADLKTLMNHDWIKNIETEDVDIAGWVCRTMDLAPSTPKRNASPFAN from the exons ATGAGTAAGAtgacgaaaaacaaactgaaccTCACTCTaccgcccggttcggtggacGTTCCTGCTGGACAGCAGACCACTCCGACACCCTCGTTCAAAACGCCATCCGGTACGGAGTACGTGATCGGCAAACACAATCTGCTGGGCAAGCCTAAGAACAGCATCGACGCGCTCACCGAAACACTCGAGGAACTGGAGATGGAAGAGAGTGCACGCAAGCGTATAAAAGTGTTTCTGAGTCAAAAGGAAAAGATTGGCGAACTGAGCGACGAAGATCTGGAAAAGCTGGGTGAGCTGGGCTCCGGAAACGGCGGGGTCGTAATGAAGGTGCGCCACATTCCAACGCAGCTGATAATGGCCCGCAAACTGATACACCTGGAGGTGAAGCCGGCCATCAAGAAGCAGATCATTCGCGAGCTGAAAGTGTTGCACGAGTGCAACTTCCCACACATCGTTGGATTCTACGGTGCGTTCTACAGCGATGGCGAAATCAGCATCTGCATGGAGTACATGGACGGTGGTTCGTtggatttgattttaaaaCGGGCCGGCAGGATACCGGAAGCTATTTTGGCCAAAATCACGGCCGCTGTGCTGAAGGGCTTGAGCTATCTGCGAGACAAGCACGCCATCATGCACCGAGACGTTAAGCCTAGCAACATCCTCGTCAACAGCAGCGGAGAGATCAAGATATGCGATTTCGGAGTGTCTGGGCAGCTGATTGATTCGATGGCTAATTCCTTCGTCGGTACCCGCAGTTACATGTCG CCGGAACGTTTGCAGGGAACGCATTACTCCGTGCAGTCCGATATCTGGTCGTTGGGTCTTTCGCTGGTTGAGATGGCCATCGGAATGTATCCCATTCCGCCGCCTGACGGTAAAACGTTGGACTTAATTTTCCAAGACAGAGGCGACGACAGCTCTCCCGGACAGAACATTATCGAGCCAAAACCGATGGCCATCTTCGAGCTGCTCGATTACATCGTGAACGAACCGCCTCCGAGATTGGAGCACAATTCATTCACGGACCGTTTCAAAGATTTCGTCGACCGATGCCTGAAAAAGAATCCGGAGGAACGGGCCGACTTGAAGACGTTAATG AACCACGATTGGATTAAGAACATCGAGACCGAGGACGTAGATATTGCTGGGTGGGTTTGCCGGACTATGGATTTGGCGCCTTCCACCCCGAAGCGCAACGCGTCACCGTTTgcgaattaa
- the LOC131212513 gene encoding uncharacterized protein LOC131212513, protein MVSKDSIANLTDSSEQDHQQTNGEGTSINNGTSSPGSCKQDDNHLPGSPVKREENGNLLAAQDVLDSANRTPPSDFHSSEEDIYMLCTPNTKTVPSSAEKSASRKLTPKQIALRLHREKTRALKEQQKEEKRLQLQKEKDEKAREKEEQERQRRKEREEKEEQKRKEREEKEDQKRKERQEKEHAKQKEREEKEEQRRKEREEKEKRRQDELEQKLEEKRLKDEERRRKEEQKEEERKRRDEEKEAEEKKKQRVAETFTSFFVKKPSAATSGVLKASDDENSLGNMSTGATGREGMEVALTTGTGTPPRFMPFCVKGDMRLAPTTRATLDSKQKTTLDAFLQQRSFVALKPALTVDKLYLGELTSRCHNPRTSGKTWNTEEEEDENDDMMIGDETVCHQIEEDPDRTKQRFKVKFFLFDENQRPPYRGTWRKRSQQISARRPFALDTHFFDYDVDSDDEWEEEEPGESLHGSDDEKDVDHEEDYEVDNEFFVPHGHLSDEEMQAEGEDADGDPALDDNRPQVQKAKLKILQQEFVAEMKKKTEKIKPRLIGCIWENGGHKAGHTDRPDCSAIIWKMLTDRAMLYDPSEPISFTLPSTAPTNSNDTEVDPDAQSPGKENEKGPKRVRITDDAVCDLMRLVHGNTNKSKFLVREFQAFWKNLNGVTFSLESIHLKIREVASWGVCTIDGPMLGKPCWTVDDEILKMHKLTTLTLPNEWKYSLEGNNQTRRYAQKRRAQEETQETGQPADESVSNKNPSRKKVKPSNGHVTLKTQSMSNAPATVSITKFTKKLSAEEKMKMLTGIEKNSPKQRDALEIPETVTSPKPVANKPIKMGATPSPTLKKRAQLLSVPRVKELSSKLSPISKFLAKTPNKSHTEAVQIEPSSRLNIRREADTMRGIRNTLIALLLTVHVTSGMTIPEHMEILDGYDFGPPITEPDGEDEGYAEQRSLLEPFLFSAIRNRRANRAKRELAEEATTTPAGTDITEHEALPEAAMHVMRAAYDHDNKPVVERSWPNTPHKPEFQAKVIREEDDSNAAASVQVNEGIKSRAPRVNFITQQTKKSDQSEGGNPGREKVIRELYRKPVTGVYYERPRPKSFDSFMAPSQQPLFPSRMYSRYDPFPVIDRMYPPAPHRYDHYYERRYDVDYDSYFPRYKFPFYYYYPDNRYDVPLYHRDRNFLYTNELLHGIPSTPGSPPMRNRRIIYYATLPEIVRTPPNVELRYRNRDRFDRPHVVSSTPASFGSYKAPDRFGSPGDSRKEDKYVSSKPIKIVREADLLAGGVGIQSTKRLRKKELARRKKFKYLISSNMLPQQHPLGDERCRR, encoded by the exons ATGGTTTCGAAGGACTCGATCGCTAATTTAACAGATTCAAGCGAGCAAGATCATCAACAAACCAACGGGGAAGGAACATCAATAAACAATGGTACCTCATCACCGGGGTCGTGCAAGCAAGATGATAACCACCTGCCTGGTTCACCTGTGAAACGGGAAGAGAATGGAAATTTGCTGGCCGCTCAAGACGTATTGGATTCGGCGAACCGTACACCACCATCGGATTTTCACTCGAGCGAAGAGGACATTTACATGCTCTGCACTCCGAACACTAAAACGGTACCATCGAGCGCGGAAAAAAGTGCTTCAAGAAAGCTAACACCGAAACAGATTGCCCTTCGTTTGCATCGCGAAAAAACCCGGGCCCTGAAGGAACAGCAGAAGGAGGAAAAGCGCCTTCAActgcaaaaagagaaagacgAAAAGGCACGCGAAAAAGAAGAGCAAGAGCGCCAGCGGCGAAAGGAACGCGAAGAAAAGGAGGAACAGAAGCGCAAGGAGcgcgaagaaaaggaagatCAGAAGCGCAAGGAGCGCCAGGAGAAGGAACACGCAAAGCAAAAGGAGCGCGAGGAAAAAGAGGAACAGCGGCGCAAGGAGCgcgaagagaaggaaaaacggcgCCAGGATGAGCTGGAGCAAAAGCTCGAAGAAAAGCGCCTCAAAGACGAAGAGCGGCGCCGAAAGGAGGAGCAAAAAGAAGAGGAACGGAAGCGCAGAGATGAAGAGAAAGAGgcagaggaaaagaaaaagcaaagGGTGGCCGAAACGTTCACGAGCTTTTTCGTGAAGAAGCCAAGTGCAGCGACCTCCGGCGTCTTGAAAGCATCCGATGATGAAAATTCTCTGGGAAACATGTCAACGGGAGCAACGGGAAGAGAAGGAATGGAGGTGGCGCTAACAACCGGCACGGGAACACCTCCAAGGTTCATGCCGTTCTGTGTCAAGGGTGACATGCGCCTAGCGCCCACCACTAGAGCCACCCTCGATTCCAAGCAAAAGACAACGTTGGATGCTTTTCTACAACAGAGAAGCTTTGTCGCCCTCAAACCGGCATTGACGGTCGATAAGCTCTACCTTGGGGAGCTTACGAGCCGCTGCCATAATCCACGAACATCGGGAAAAACCTGGAACACcgaagaggaggaagatgaAAACGACGACATGATGATTGGCG ACGAAACAGTGTGCCACCAGATCGAGGAGGATCCAGATAGGACGAAGCAACGGTTCAAGGTAAAGTTCTTCCTTTTCGATGAAAACCAACGGCCACCGTATCGGGGAACATGGCGAAAGCGCAGCCAACAGATCAGTGCTCGGAGACCGTTTGCGTTGGATACG CACTTTTTCGATTACGACGTGGATTCGGACGACGAATGGGAAGAGGAGGAACCGGGAGAGTCTCTGCACGGCAGTGACGATGAAAAGGACGTAGATCACGAGGAGGATTACGAGGTGGACAATGAGTTCTTCGTGCCTCACGGCCATCTAAGCGACGAGGAGATGCAAGCTGAGGGTGAGGACGCCGATGGAGACCCGGCCCTGGATGATAACAGACCGCAGGTTCAGAAGGCCAAGTTGAAAATCCTCCAGCAGGAGTTTGTGGCcgaaatgaagaagaaaacggagaaaataaaaccccgCTTAATTGGGTGCATTTGGGAGAACGGTGGACACAAAGCTGGGCACACTGACCGTCCGGACTGCTCTGCCATCATCTGGAAGATGTTGACCGATCGGGCTATGCTTTACGACCCTTCGGAGCCGATCTCTTTCACGCTACCATCGACGGCTCCCACCAACAGCAATGACACTGAAGTGGATCCGGATGCCCAATCTCCAGGaaaagagaacgagaaagGCCCCAAACGGGTACGCATAACGGACGATGCCGTGTGCGACTTGATGCGGCTGGTGCACGGCAATACAAACAAGAGCAAGTTTCTGGTACGCGAATTTCAGGCGTTTTGGAAGAATTTAAACGGTGTCACGTTCAGTTTGGAAAGCATTCACCTCAAAATACGGGAAGTGGCCAGCTGGGGAGTATGCACGATCGATGGGCCGATGCTAGGAAAACCCTGTTGGACAGTGGACgatgaaattttgaaaatgcaCAAACTCACAACACTGACACTGCCGAACGAATGGAAGTATAGCCTGGAAGGGAACAATCAAACACGACGATACGCACAGAAACGCCGGGCACAAGAGGAAACCCAAGAGacaggccagccagcagatGAGTCCGTAAGCAATAAGAATCCGTCGCGAAAGAAGGTTAAGCCCAGTAACGGGCATGTCACACTGAAAACGCAGTCCATGTCGAACGCACCGGCGACCGTTAGCATAACAAAGTTTACGAAGAAGCTTTCAGCGGAAGAAAAGATGAAGATGCTTACGGGAATTGAAAAGAATTCCCCTAAACAGCGCGACGCTTTGGAAATCCCGGAAACAGTAACCTCTCCGAAGCCTGTCGCCAACAAACCGAtcaaaatgggtgccacacCGTCGCCTACATTGAAAAAACGGGCCCAGCTGTTGTCGGTTCCACGAGTAAAGGAACTGTCCTCCAAACTGAGTCCAATCAGCAAATTTCTAGCGAAAACCCCAAACAAAAGTCACACAGAAGCGGTCCAGA TCGAACCGTCCAGTCGCCT AAACATTCGCCGTGAAGCGGATACGATGAGAGGCATCAGGAACACCCTGATCGCGTTGCTGCTGACCGTGCACGTGACGAGCGGCATGACCATTCCGGAACACATGGAGATCCTGGACGGCTACGATTTCGGTCCACCCATCACCGAACCCGATGGCGAAGATGAAGGATACGCAGAGCAGCGCAGTTTGTTGGAGCCATTCCTGTTTAGTGCGATCCGAAACCGACGGGCGAATCGCGCCAAACGGGAACTGGCAGAGGAGGCCACCACTACGCCGGCGGGGACCGATATCACCGAACATGAAGCGCTACCCGAGGCGGCGATGCACGTAATGAGGGCAGCATACGATCACGACAACAAGCCCGTGGTCGAAAGATCGTGGCCGAACACACCGCACAAACCCGAGTTTCAGGCGAAAGTGATACGGGAAGAGGATGACTCCAATGCGGCCGCTTCGGTGCAGGTGAACGAAGGCATAAAGTCACGTGCACCGAGGGTTAACTTTATAACGCAACAAACTAAAAAGTCCGACCAATCGGAAGGCGGAAACCCGGGCCGAGAGAAAGTGATTCGCGAACTCTACCGGAAACCGGTGACCGGCGTGTACTACGAGCGGCCACGACCGAAATCGTTCGACTCCTTCATGGCCCCCTCACAGCAACCCCTGTTTCCTTCGCGGATGTACAGCCGGTACGATCCGTTCCCCGTGATCGATCGGATGTACCCGCCGGCACCGCATCGGTACGATCACTACTACGAGCGGCGCTACGACGTGGACTACGATTCCTACTTTCCCCGTTACAAGTTCCCgttctactactactacccgGACAACCGGTACGACGTGCCGCTGTATCACCGCGATCGCAACTTTCTCTACACGAACGAGCTCCTCCACGGCATTCCTTCCACGCCTGGCTCACCGCCGATGCGCAATCGGCGGATCATCTACTACGCCACGCTGCCGGAAATTGTGCGGACACCTCCGAACGTGGAGCTGCGGTACCGGAAccgcgatcggttcgatcgccCACACGTGGTCAGCTCCACTCCGGCGTCGTTCGGTTCCTACAAAGCTCCGGACCGGTTCGGAAGTCCTGGCGACAGCCGCAAGGAAGATAAATACGTTAGCTCGAAACCAATCAAAATCGTTCGGGAAGCCGatttgctggctggcggtgtcGGGATTCAGTCCA CGAAACGGCTCCGAAAGAAAGAGCTGGCCCGCCGAAAGAAATTCAAATACCTCATATCCAGCAACATGTTGCCACAACAGCACCCTCTCGGCGACGAACGATGCCGCCGCTAG